The Dyella caseinilytica genome has a window encoding:
- the rsmD gene encoding 16S rRNA (guanine(966)-N(2))-methyltransferase RsmD produces the protein MKAAPGRIRIIGGHLRNSRLNVPDLPGLRPTSERVRETLFNWLAPTLAGVRALDLCAGTGALGIEAISRGAGAVQFVEPDASVADALRGNLTRLKAEAGDVAGVDAVRFLQREPQPFGLVFLDPPFAQQLWAPLARKLEDGGWLAVAAQIYVESPRGHAPDLPANWLLHREGQAGEVRYALYRRI, from the coding sequence ATGAAGGCTGCGCCCGGGCGTATTCGTATTATTGGCGGCCACTTGCGCAATTCGCGCCTGAATGTGCCCGATCTTCCTGGACTGCGCCCGACCTCTGAGCGTGTCCGTGAGACCCTGTTCAACTGGCTGGCGCCCACCCTGGCTGGGGTGCGGGCTCTGGATCTGTGTGCGGGAACCGGTGCGCTGGGGATCGAAGCGATATCTCGTGGCGCAGGCGCGGTGCAGTTCGTGGAGCCGGATGCGTCGGTGGCCGATGCCTTGCGCGGCAATCTGACCCGCTTGAAGGCTGAGGCTGGCGACGTGGCCGGCGTGGACGCTGTGCGTTTTCTGCAGCGTGAGCCGCAGCCGTTTGGCCTGGTCTTTCTGGACCCGCCGTTTGCCCAGCAATTGTGGGCGCCGTTGGCGCGCAAGCTGGAAGACGGCGGCTGGCTTGCGGTCGCCGCGCAGATCTATGTGGAATCGCCGCGCGGGCATGCGCCCGACTTGCCTGCAAACTGGTTGCTGCACCGCGAAGGGCAGGCCGGCGAGGTCCGCTATGCGCTCTATCGCCGCATATGA
- the coaD gene encoding pantetheine-phosphate adenylyltransferase, protein MPLVNTRLAVYPGTFDPITNGHADLVARAAPLFERIVVAVAESPNKGKGPGFTLQERISLARLALADLPNVEVRGFDCLLAQFVNDIGAGVIIRGLRAVSDFEYEFQLASMNRHLIPKVETLFLTPAEQYSFISSSLVREIGRLGGDISGFVHPAVQQAMRQRWHKKQPETEGDNYA, encoded by the coding sequence ATGCCGCTGGTAAACACCCGCCTCGCCGTCTATCCGGGCACCTTCGACCCGATTACCAACGGCCATGCTGATCTCGTCGCGCGTGCTGCGCCCTTGTTCGAACGCATCGTTGTTGCCGTGGCGGAGAGCCCCAACAAGGGCAAGGGGCCTGGTTTCACCTTGCAGGAGCGCATTTCGCTGGCGCGTCTCGCGCTGGCGGACCTGCCGAACGTGGAAGTGCGCGGCTTCGATTGCCTGCTGGCCCAGTTCGTGAACGACATTGGTGCAGGTGTGATCATCCGCGGGCTGCGCGCCGTCTCGGATTTCGAATACGAATTCCAGCTGGCGAGCATGAATCGTCATCTCATTCCCAAGGTCGAAACGTTATTCTTGACGCCGGCCGAGCAATACAGCTTTATTTCGTCCTCGCTGGTGCGTGAGATCGGTCGCCTTGGTGGTGACATCTCCGGTTTCGTGCATCCTGCGGTCCAACAGGCCATGCGGCAGCGCTGGCACAAAAAGCAACCCGAAACCGAAGGGGATAACTATGCGTAA
- a CDS encoding YfhL family 4Fe-4S dicluster ferredoxin produces MSLKILDTCVNCDVCEPVCPNKAISLGEEYYVIDPALCTECIGHHDEPQCVVVCPVECIIVDPAHTETHGQLEDKYKHLMEAKG; encoded by the coding sequence ATGTCCCTGAAGATCCTCGATACCTGCGTCAACTGTGACGTCTGCGAACCCGTCTGCCCTAACAAGGCGATTTCGCTTGGCGAGGAGTACTACGTCATCGATCCGGCCCTTTGTACTGAATGCATCGGTCATCACGACGAGCCGCAGTGCGTGGTCGTGTGCCCAGTGGAATGCATCATCGTCGACCCCGCGCATACCGAAACGCACGGGCAGCTCGAAGATAAATACAAACATCTGATGGAGGCCAAGGGATGA